CGTCGACCAGCACCATCGGCTTGGCGTGCATGGCGAGGGTGGCGGTGGTCCAGACCTCGAAGAGCTCGTCGAGGGTGCCCAGGCCGCCGGGCAGGGTGACGAAGGCGTCCGACTTCTCGATCATGAGGGTCTTCCGGCTGTCCATGCCGTCGGTGATCAGCAGCTCGTCGCTGGCCAGGTCGGCGACCTCCAGGTCGACCAGGGCCTGCGGGATCACGCCGAGGGTGCGCCCACCGGCGGCCCGCGCCCCGTCCGCCACCGCACCCATCATGCCGACGCAGCCAC
The Micromonospora sp. R77 DNA segment above includes these coding regions:
- a CDS encoding TIGR00730 family Rossman fold protein, with amino-acid sequence MAAVCVFCASSRTLDQRWLDLATETGAGLARRGHTLVSGGGCVGMMGAVADGARAAGGRTLGVIPQALVDLEVADLASDELLITDGMDSRKTLMIEKSDAFVTLPGGLGTLDELFEVWTTATLAMHAKPMVLVDADGFYRPLLDWLHSLADRHFLKPAGLDLVTVVPTVPAALDVLEAHLSPR